One genomic segment of Vulpes vulpes isolate BD-2025 chromosome 2, VulVul3, whole genome shotgun sequence includes these proteins:
- the CRACD gene encoding capping protein-inhibiting regulator of actin dynamics isoform X1 produces the protein MTVFLSLMGEQKVSRQFKQCHRTTSWAKSKLFSRLSSMFLRQLSKNIKFGQPPPNAIPMKKADSGEASLEEDLFLTSPMEIVTQEDIILSDTENKPSDTPSSRSPLNLPGTRSEMEEKVAPVKPSRPKRHFSSAGTIESVNLDAIPLAIARLDNSAAKHKLSVKPKNQRVSKKHRRLARDRPNEQGGLPHQLSLDQNGHSGEEKPIWHEEEPELLESEEEKRCQEEYWLELEAKCKRQKAEAAERRRLEEQRLQALERRLWEENRRQELLEEEGEDREGEETELQLEAEEGQGKEEKQRLKEQGGQGQEWREQEEGRHLEAQEQAVWRGQEAERQRQLEEERELKELRRQEELEEQRRQEAEKQQREEEEQRQREEQQRLEEEQRQREEQRRLEEEQRQREEQQRLEEEQRRREEEEQRRREEQQRLEEEQRRRDEEQRQREEQLLLEEEQRRLEEEQREREEQEKEATAAAERRAELGKREEVEVPRPEAARGHEEKRPQPEDLRGSRSALQVDSAEKPGKREHLQLEKQRENSEESRICEKQSREAAPPGEQQAQRGDLPGHGRRARQDKRPESGPQPPQTQGAPVEETPAPGGKKEAAAPETDRKVEELRWQEVDERQTMPRPYTFQVSSGGKQILFPKVNLSPVTPVKEAGPAPAAPEPRPPRPGPAPPALPCSLSVPHTAILVTGAQLCGPAVNLSQIKDTACKSLLGLSEEKRHADGPGPEQPPRAAEPRAGSGKARAPESAAAGAALAEWASIRSRILRGGEPERRGDGGPCRPAEERPAEEQPPRARWESRGSLRKTPPLNAKFSIKPAWQKFSDGGAETSRRNAEAEGGRRRPSPWPGDASGPQPPATGERPRGADGPEPDATEGCKFAKDLPSFLVPSPPCPPHKAGAPAEAGAAPDGEPTGAGGRPDPAAPGQEEKASPFGIKLRRTNYSLRFHCDQQAEQKKKKRHSSTGDSAEGGPPGSAPGEEAAGAAPTPGPAPPAAWKDSADRPASRGPAAPKPALAPKPAGQTPPSSPLSKLSRPYLVELLARRPGRPEPEAAEPGREARDSSAPWPPSPPADRRKAPRRADEEAADPGRKPARPEKPPQTPEAARKEKPILQSRHSLDGSKLAEKVETAQPLWITLALQKQKGFREQQATREERKQAREAKQAEKLSKENVSVGLQPGSSSVSRAGAPHKPTTQLEEKKPETAASRLERREQLKKANTLPTSVTVEISDSAPPTPLVKEVTKRFSTPDAAPVSTEPAWLALAKRKAKAWSDCPQIIK, from the exons GTGGCTCCAGTTAAACCGTCTCGGCCAAAAAGGCACTTCTCTTCTGCTGGAACCATCGAAAGTGTCAACCTAGATGCCATCCCCCTGGCCATCGCTCGCCTGGACAACAGTGCTGCCAAGCACAAATTGTCCGTTAAGCCAAAAAACCAGAGGGTGTCAAAGAAGCACAGGCGACTTGCCAGG GATCGACCAAATGAACAAGGTGGCCTTCCACATCAGCTGTCCCTCGACCAGAACGGACACTCTGGAGAAGAGAAGCCAATTTGGCACGAAGAGGAACCAGAGCTGCTGGAGTCcgaagaagaaaagagatgccAAGAAGAATACTGGCTAGAACTTGAGGCCAAGTGCAAACGGCAAAAGGCCGAGGCAGCAGAGAGGAGACGTCTGGAAGAGCAGAGACTCCAGGCCCTGGAGAGGAGGCTTTGGGAAGAGAATAGAAGACAAGAGCtcttggaggaggaaggagaggacagggagggagaggagacagaacTACAGCTCGAGGCAGAAGAGGGGCAGGgcaaagaggagaagcagagactcaAAGAGCAAGGTGGCCAAGGCCAGGAGTGgagagagcaagaggaaggaaggcaCCTGGAGGCCCAAGAACAGGCGGTGTGGAGAGGGCAGGAGGCTGAGAGGCAGCGGCAgttagaagaggaaagagagttGAAGGAGctcaggaggcaggaggagctggaggagcagCGGAGGCAGGAAGCGGAGAAGCAGcagcgggaggaggaggagcagcggcaaagggaggagcagcagaggctggaagaggagcagcggcaaagggaggagcagcgTAGGCTGGAAGAGGAGCagcggcagagggaggagcagcagaggctggaagaggagCAGCGgcgaagggaggaggaggagcagcggcGGCGTGAGGAGcagcagaggctggaagaggagCAACGGAGGCGGGACGAGGAACAGcggcaaagggaggagcagctGCTTTTGGAAGAGGAGCAGCGgcggctggaggaggagcagagggaaagggaggagcaggagaaggaggccaCGGCGGCGGCAGAGAGAAGGGCGGAGCTGGGAAAGCgggaggaggtggaggtgccCCGGCCGGAAGCCGCCCGAGGGCACGAGGAGAAGCGGCCGCAGCCGGAGGACCTGAGGGGCTCGAGGAGCGCGCTGCAGGTGGACTCTGCAGAGAAGCCCGGGAAACGCGAGCACCTGCAGCtcgagaagcaaagagaaaactcTGAGGAATCAAGGATTTGCGAGAAGCAGAGCCGGGAGGCCGCGCCGCCCGGGGAGCAGCAGGCGCAGCGCGGGGATCTTCCGGGGCACGGCCGTCGGGCACGTCAGGACAAGAGACCCGAAAGCGGCCCGCAGCCTCCGCAGACGCAGGGGGCGCCCGTGGAAGAGACGCCGGCCCCCGGGGGGAAGAAGGAAGCTGCCGCTCCGGAGACCGACCGGAAGGTGGAGGAACTGCGCTGGCAGGAGGTGGACGAGCGGCAGACCATGCCCAGGCCCTACACCTTCCAGGTGTCGTCGGGAGGGAAACAGATTCTCTTCCCCAAAGTCAATTTGAGCCCGGTGACGCCCGTGAAAGAGGCGGGGCCCGCTCCTGCTGCCCCCgagcccaggccccccaggcccggcccggcgccccccgccctgccctgctccctcaGCGTCCCCCACACGGCCATCCTGGTCACCGGAGCGCAGCTGTGCGGCCCGGCCGTCAACCTGAGCCAGATCAAGGACACGGCGTGCAAGTCTCTCCTGGGCTTGTCGGAAGAGAAGAGGCACGCGGATGGCCCCGGCCCGGAGCAGCCGCCCCGAGCCGCCGAGCCGCGGGCGGGCAGCGGGAAGGCCCGCGCCCCGGAGTCGGCGGCCGCTGGGGCCGCGCTGGCCGAGTGGGCGTCCATCCGATCCAGAATCCTGAGGGGCGGCGAGCCTGAGCGGCGCGGCGACGGGGGCCCGTGCCGGCCGGCGGAGGAGCGGCCGGCGGAGGAGCAGCCGCCCCGGGCCCGGTGGGAGTCCCGCGGGAGCCTCCGCAAGACGCCGCCGCTGAACGCCAAGTTCTCCATTAAGCCCGCTTGGCAGAAATTCTCCGACGGCGGCGCCGAGACCTCGCGCCGGAACGCGGAGGCGGAGGGCGGTAGGAGGCGGCCCTCGCCGTGGCCCGGGGACGCGTCGGGGCCGCAGCCCCCCGCTACTGGCGAGCGCCCCCGGGGCGCAGACGGGCCCGAGCCCGACGCCACGGAGGGATGCAAATTTGCCAAAGACCTCCCGTCCTTCCTGGTTCCGAGCCCTCCGTGCCCGCCGCACAAAGCGGGGGCCCCCGCGGAGGCCGGCGCCGCGCCGGACGGGGAGCCCACCGGGGCCGGGGGCAGGCCGGACCCCGCGGCGCCTGGCCAGGAGGAGAAGGCCTCGCCCTTTGGAATAAAACTGCGAAGGACCAACTACTCCTTGCGCTTCCACTGCGACCAACAGGCcgaacagaagaaaaagaaaaggcacagcAGCACCGGGGACAGTGCGGAGGGCGGGCCGCCGGGGAGCGCGCCGGGAGAGgaggcggcgggcgcggcccccACGCCAGGcccggcgccgcccgccgcctgGAAGGACTCTGCCGACCGGCCGGCCAGCAGGGGGCCCGCGGCGCCCAAGCCCGCCCTGGCGCCCAAGCCGGCCGGCCAGACGCCGCCGTCCTCCCCGCTCTCCAAGCTCAGCCGGCCCTACCTGGTGGAGCTGCTGGCGCGCCGGCCGGGGAGGCCGGAGCCCGAGGCCGCCGAGCCGGGCAGGGAGGCTCGGGACAGCAGCGCCCCCTGGCCGCCGTCGCCGCCCGCCGACAGGAGGAAGGCGCCCCGGAGGGCCGACGAGGAAGCGGCGGACCCCGGGAGGAAGCCCGCGCGGCCCGAGAAGCCTCCCCAGACCCCCGAGGCCGCGAGGAAAG AAAAGCCGATCCTTCAGAGCAGGCACTCTTTAGATGGCTCCAAACTTGCGGAGAAGGTTGAAACCGCGCAGCCGCTGTGGATAACGTTAGCGCTGCAGAAGCAGAAGGGGTTTCGGGAGCAGCAAGCAACTCGAGAGGAGAGGAAGCAAGCCAGGGAGGCCAAACAGGCAGAAAAGCTCTCCAAAGAGAAT GTCAGTGTCGGCCTGCAGCCCGGGAGCAGCAGTGTCAGCAGAGCTGGGGCCCCGCACAAGCCCACCACCCAGCTGGAAGAGAAGAAGCCGGAGACTGCCGCATCCAGGCTTGAGCGCAGAGAACAGCTGAAAAAGGCCAACACTCTTCCTACTTCCGTAACAG TGGAGATCTCTGATTCAGCTCCCCCCACGCCGCTGGTGAAAGAAGTCACAAAGAGGTTCTCAACCCCAGATGCTGCCCCCGTGTCAACAGAACCAGCCTGGCTGGCTTTGGCCAAAAGGAAAGCCAAGGCCTGGAGCGACTGTCCACAGATCATTAAGTAG